A genomic segment from Bradyrhizobium diazoefficiens USDA 110 encodes:
- a CDS encoding PilZ domain-containing protein, giving the protein MTEKRAAQRYRVFKGGTITFENNGIACTVRNMPAGGVAIDLETPVTLPQSFTLSIARDNFVRTCRPVWRSDRRVGLAFVQ; this is encoded by the coding sequence ATGACCGAGAAACGTGCAGCCCAACGTTACCGTGTTTTCAAGGGTGGAACGATCACCTTTGAAAACAACGGCATCGCGTGCACCGTGCGAAACATGCCCGCGGGCGGCGTGGCGATCGACCTCGAGACCCCCGTCACATTGCCGCAATCGTTCACACTCTCGATCGCGCGCGACAATTTCGTGCGGACTTGCCGCCCCGTATGGCGCAGCGACAGGCGCGTCGGTCTCGCTTTCGTGCAATAG
- a CDS encoding YgaP family membrane protein produces the protein MNVDKAVLAFAGFVVLLGLALGTYVNAYWYLLTAFAGLNMLQASFTGFCPAAIVFKKLGLSSGCAFS, from the coding sequence ATGAATGTCGACAAAGCCGTTCTCGCCTTCGCAGGTTTCGTCGTCCTGCTTGGACTCGCACTGGGCACCTACGTGAATGCGTACTGGTATCTGCTGACGGCGTTCGCCGGGCTGAACATGCTGCAGGCCTCGTTCACGGGCTTCTGCCCCGCTGCGATCGTGTTCAAGAAGCTCGGCCTGAGCAGCGGCTGCGCGTTCTCCTGA
- a CDS encoding DUF302 domain-containing protein, with translation MTYHFSKTVDLPFDAAVAATTAALKHHGFGVLTQIDVKDTLNKKLGAEFRPYLILGACNPKLAYEALTLEDKIGTMLPCNVVVQQREGGKVEISAVDPVASMAAIENPKLGAVAGQVRELLKQVVAEIA, from the coding sequence ATGACCTATCACTTCTCGAAAACGGTCGACCTGCCGTTCGACGCAGCGGTTGCGGCCACGACCGCAGCGCTGAAGCACCATGGCTTCGGCGTGCTCACCCAAATCGACGTCAAGGATACCCTGAACAAGAAACTCGGGGCCGAGTTTCGACCCTACCTCATCCTCGGAGCATGCAATCCCAAGCTCGCCTATGAGGCGCTGACCCTCGAGGACAAGATCGGTACGATGCTTCCCTGCAACGTCGTAGTTCAGCAGCGGGAGGGCGGCAAGGTCGAGATTTCGGCAGTGGATCCCGTCGCCTCGATGGCGGCCATCGAGAATCCGAAGCTCGGCGCCGTCGCCGGACAGGTTCGCGAGTTGCTGAAGCAAGTCGTCGCCGAGATTGCGTGA
- the trxC gene encoding thioredoxin TrxC, which yields MSETRQIVCGHCGRTNRLPAERTPEGARCGACHQPMFTGHPIEVDEEAFGRHVVNSDIPVLVDVWAPWCGPCRAMAPMFERAAQQLEPQIRLLKLNSDNAPALSSRLNITGIPTLLLMRGGREIARHAGAMDARSIVAWTQASLTRS from the coding sequence ATGAGCGAGACACGCCAGATCGTCTGTGGGCATTGCGGGCGGACCAACCGCCTGCCAGCCGAGCGTACGCCGGAAGGCGCGCGCTGCGGCGCCTGCCACCAGCCGATGTTTACCGGCCATCCCATCGAGGTGGACGAGGAAGCCTTTGGACGTCATGTCGTCAACAGCGACATTCCCGTTCTGGTCGACGTCTGGGCGCCCTGGTGCGGGCCATGCCGCGCCATGGCGCCGATGTTCGAACGCGCCGCGCAGCAACTGGAGCCGCAGATCCGGCTGTTGAAGCTCAATTCGGACAACGCTCCTGCGTTGTCGTCGCGCCTCAACATCACCGGCATCCCGACCTTGCTGCTGATGCGCGGCGGCCGCGAGATCGCCCGCCACGCCGGTGCGATGGATGCACGCAGCATTGTGGCTTGGACCCAAGCCAGCCTGACCCGTTCGTAA
- a CDS encoding DUF6894 family protein, whose protein sequence is MAIYYFDLRDGDEIVPDEEGVELRDLLAVQEEAARALAGLSWDSVQNFKGAQSHRMSIEVRDTYGPVMQVRFVFDISRRQ, encoded by the coding sequence ATGGCCATCTATTACTTCGACCTGCGCGACGGGGACGAGATTGTTCCCGACGAAGAAGGTGTAGAATTGCGAGACCTGCTCGCGGTGCAGGAAGAAGCCGCCCGCGCGCTCGCCGGCCTCTCGTGGGACTCCGTGCAAAACTTCAAAGGCGCGCAAAGTCACAGGATGTCGATTGAAGTCAGGGACACCTATGGCCCTGTGATGCAGGTCAGGTTCGTCTTCGATATCAGCAGGCGGCAATGA
- a CDS encoding ArsR/SmtB family transcription factor yields the protein MERAADQASDLLKALSNRHRLLIICQLIEGERSVGELAEFLNLRDSTVSQHLALLRKDGLVSSRRDAQTIFYSIASEPAREILKTLYQVFCAPKSARSK from the coding sequence ATGGAGCGGGCGGCCGACCAGGCGAGCGACCTGTTGAAGGCGCTTTCCAACCGCCACCGGCTTCTCATCATCTGCCAGCTCATCGAGGGTGAGCGCTCGGTCGGCGAACTCGCCGAGTTCCTGAACCTGCGAGACTCCACGGTCTCTCAGCATCTTGCGCTCCTCCGCAAGGATGGCCTTGTGTCATCACGTCGCGACGCGCAGACGATTTTCTATTCGATCGCGAGCGAGCCGGCCCGCGAGATCCTGAAGACGCTCTATCAGGTGTTTTGTGCACCCAAGTCCGCAAGGTCGAAGTGA
- a CDS encoding efflux RND transporter permease subunit, whose product MNLGLSGRLTKATIASPLTPLFLLAALVVGLIAVVVIPREEEPQISVPMVDIRVNADGLRGPDAVELVTKPLEAIVKGIDGVEHVYSQTEDDRVMVTARFLVGTKSEDAILRVHEKIRANIDRIPVGIPEPLIVGRGINDVAVTVLTLAPKPEAAGRWTDKDLFELADKLRSELIKIDSIGLTYISGGAAQQIRVEPDPEKLSLFGVTLQQLVAKVKDANRSFLAGQVRDAGVVRNVAAGQTLAGIPDIGLLLISTRDGRPVYVKDVASVIIGPNTAEHRVWNDARDEKGQWTRVPAVSLALAKRAGANAVVVSADIGRRLEGLKGRLIPDDVQVTVTRDYGETANEKANELLFHLGLATVSIVVLIAIAIGWREAVVTFVVIPTTILLTMFAANLMGYTINRVSLFALIFSIGILVDDAIVVVENIARHWGMRDGRPRLQATIEAVAEVGNPTIVATLTVVAALLPMLFVSGLMGPYMAPIPANASAAMLFSFFVAMVVAPWLMLKLAPKTEVAGIEAGHQEGRLGRLYRRFATPIVRSKRAAWIFLLGVGIATLLSMMLFATKSVTVKLLPFDNKSEIAVVVDLPEGASLEATERTLFGAAEIARQLPEATSLQSYAGTPAPFNFNGLVRHYYLREKPEMGELQVNLAARGERHRASHDIALELRQRLKALDMPKGTSIKVVEVPPGPPVLATLLAEIYGPDAATRRAVTAELKKVFAEVPFIVDVDDSIGEKRPRLRLSIDQDRLEFFGVEQRDVYDTIQALFGGISIGYSHRGEDRNPIEIAVHLGKRHLVWDEALASTPVPANTLPGSKTVVELGQVVKATMEEGSPTIFRRDGRFADMVMAELAGRFEAPLYGMLAVADRVDAHDWGNLPKPAISLHGQPTDESRPTLLWDGEWEITWVTFRDMGAAFGAAILGIYVLVVAQFKSFRLPLVILTPIPLTLIGILVGHWLLGAPFTATSMIGFIALAGIIVRNSILLVDFIRHSGGEGKSLREVVLEAGAVRFKPILLTALAAMIGAATILLDPIFQGLAISLLFGLASSTLLTVLVIPAIYVALRTPHKAASTTTKFS is encoded by the coding sequence GTGAATCTCGGACTCTCGGGCCGGCTTACCAAGGCGACGATCGCCTCGCCGTTGACACCGTTGTTCCTGCTCGCGGCGCTCGTGGTCGGCCTCATCGCCGTCGTGGTGATCCCGCGTGAGGAAGAGCCGCAAATCAGCGTGCCAATGGTCGATATCCGCGTCAATGCCGATGGCTTGCGCGGTCCCGACGCGGTTGAACTCGTCACGAAGCCGCTGGAAGCGATCGTCAAGGGCATCGACGGCGTCGAGCATGTCTACAGCCAGACCGAGGACGACCGCGTGATGGTCACCGCGCGGTTCCTGGTCGGAACGAAGTCGGAGGATGCGATCCTCCGCGTCCATGAGAAGATCCGCGCCAATATCGATCGCATCCCAGTCGGCATCCCTGAACCGCTGATCGTCGGTCGTGGCATCAATGATGTCGCGGTGACGGTATTGACACTGGCGCCGAAGCCAGAGGCGGCCGGGCGCTGGACGGACAAGGACCTGTTCGAGCTCGCCGACAAGCTGCGCTCGGAGCTCATAAAGATCGACAGCATCGGACTGACCTACATCTCTGGCGGCGCGGCGCAGCAGATCAGGGTCGAGCCAGATCCGGAAAAATTGTCGCTGTTCGGCGTCACGCTGCAGCAGCTCGTGGCCAAGGTGAAGGACGCCAATCGCTCGTTCCTGGCTGGCCAGGTCCGCGATGCCGGCGTCGTGCGCAATGTCGCGGCCGGCCAGACGCTCGCGGGCATTCCCGACATTGGATTGCTCTTGATCTCGACGCGCGACGGTCGGCCGGTCTATGTCAAGGACGTCGCTTCCGTCATCATCGGACCAAATACGGCCGAGCATCGGGTCTGGAACGACGCGCGCGACGAGAAGGGGCAGTGGACGCGTGTACCCGCGGTCAGCCTGGCGCTCGCCAAGCGCGCCGGCGCCAATGCAGTCGTGGTCTCGGCCGACATCGGCCGGCGCCTCGAGGGATTGAAGGGGCGCCTCATTCCCGACGACGTTCAGGTAACGGTGACGCGCGACTATGGCGAGACTGCCAACGAGAAGGCCAACGAACTCCTATTCCACCTTGGGCTCGCCACGGTCTCGATCGTAGTGCTGATTGCGATCGCGATCGGATGGCGCGAGGCGGTTGTGACCTTCGTCGTCATTCCTACGACCATCCTGCTCACGATGTTCGCGGCCAATCTGATGGGTTACACCATCAACCGGGTCAGTCTGTTCGCGCTGATCTTCTCGATCGGCATCCTGGTCGATGACGCCATCGTCGTGGTTGAGAATATCGCGAGGCATTGGGGCATGCGCGACGGCCGGCCGAGATTGCAGGCGACGATCGAGGCGGTGGCGGAGGTCGGTAACCCGACTATCGTTGCCACGCTCACGGTGGTCGCTGCGCTGTTGCCGATGCTGTTCGTCTCTGGATTGATGGGCCCTTACATGGCGCCGATCCCGGCGAATGCATCGGCGGCGATGCTGTTCTCCTTCTTTGTAGCGATGGTCGTAGCACCCTGGCTCATGCTCAAGCTGGCGCCGAAAACTGAGGTTGCAGGGATCGAGGCCGGCCACCAGGAAGGGCGGCTGGGGCGGCTCTATCGGCGCTTTGCCACTCCCATCGTTCGGAGTAAGCGCGCCGCCTGGATCTTCCTGCTCGGCGTCGGCATCGCGACTCTGCTGTCAATGATGCTGTTCGCGACCAAGTCGGTCACGGTGAAGTTGCTGCCGTTCGATAACAAGTCGGAAATCGCCGTTGTGGTCGACCTTCCGGAAGGGGCGAGCCTGGAGGCGACCGAGCGCACGCTGTTCGGCGCGGCGGAGATCGCGCGGCAATTGCCGGAGGCCACCTCGCTACAATCCTATGCCGGCACGCCGGCGCCGTTCAATTTCAACGGCCTGGTGCGGCACTATTATCTGCGCGAAAAGCCAGAGATGGGCGAGCTGCAGGTCAACCTGGCTGCCCGCGGCGAGCGCCATCGGGCAAGCCATGACATCGCTCTGGAGCTGCGGCAGAGGCTGAAGGCGCTTGACATGCCGAAGGGCACCAGCATCAAGGTGGTCGAAGTGCCGCCCGGGCCGCCGGTGCTGGCGACGCTGTTGGCCGAAATCTACGGTCCCGACGCCGCGACGCGCCGCGCTGTGACGGCCGAGCTGAAGAAGGTCTTTGCCGAGGTCCCCTTCATCGTCGATGTGGACGATTCCATCGGCGAGAAGCGGCCGCGGCTGCGGCTGTCGATCGACCAGGACCGGCTCGAGTTTTTCGGCGTCGAGCAGCGCGATGTCTATGACACGATCCAGGCATTGTTCGGCGGCATCTCGATCGGCTACTCGCATCGTGGCGAGGATCGCAACCCGATCGAGATCGCGGTGCATCTCGGCAAGCGCCACCTGGTCTGGGACGAGGCACTGGCCTCGACACCGGTGCCCGCCAACACGCTGCCCGGCAGCAAGACGGTCGTCGAGCTGGGCCAGGTCGTGAAGGCGACCATGGAGGAGGGCTCGCCGACGATCTTCCGCCGCGACGGGCGCTTCGCCGACATGGTGATGGCTGAGCTTGCCGGGCGTTTTGAAGCGCCACTCTACGGCATGCTGGCTGTTGCGGATCGCGTGGATGCGCATGATTGGGGCAATCTGCCGAAGCCTGCGATCAGCCTGCACGGTCAGCCGACCGATGAATCCCGTCCCACTTTGCTGTGGGACGGCGAATGGGAGATCACATGGGTGACGTTCCGCGATATGGGTGCCGCCTTCGGTGCAGCCATTCTCGGCATTTACGTGCTGGTCGTCGCTCAGTTCAAGAGCTTCCGCCTGCCGCTCGTGATCCTGACGCCGATCCCGCTGACGCTGATCGGCATCCTGGTGGGACATTGGCTGCTGGGCGCGCCGTTCACGGCCACCTCGATGATCGGCTTCATCGCGCTTGCCGGCATCATCGTGCGCAACTCGATTCTGCTTGTCGATTTCATCCGGCACAGTGGCGGGGAAGGCAAGTCGCTTCGTGAGGTCGTGCTTGAAGCCGGCGCCGTTCGTTTCAAGCCGATCTTGCTGACCGCACTTGCCGCCATGATCGGCGCCGCGACCATCCTGCTCGATCCGATCTTCCAGGGATTGGCGATCTCGCTTCTCTTCGGGCTCGCGTCCTCGACGCTGCTCACCGTGCTCGTCATCCCTGCGATCTACGTCGCCCTGCGCACGCCGCACAAGGCGGCTTCCACGACGACTAAATTCAGCTAG
- the recA gene encoding recombinase RecA, which translates to MSATALRIVEGSSMDKSKALAAALSQIERQFGKGSVMKLGKNDRSMDVEAVSSGSLGLDIALGIGGLPKGRVVEIYGPESSGKTTLALHTVAEAQKKGGICAFIDAEHALDPVYARKLGVNIDELLISQPDTGEQALEICDTLVRSGAVDVLVVDSVAALVPKAELEGEMGDALPGLQARLMSQALRKLTASINKSHTMVIFINQIRMKIGVMYGSPETTTGGNALKFYASVRLDIRRIGAIKERDEVVGNTTRVKVVKNKLAPPFKQVEFDIMYGEGVSKMGEILDLGVKAGIVEKSGAWFSYDSQRLGQGRENSKAFLKANPDITAKIETAIRQNSGLIAEQILAGTPERDADGEEPADE; encoded by the coding sequence ATGTCCGCAACTGCCCTGCGTATCGTCGAAGGATCTTCCATGGACAAGAGTAAAGCTCTGGCCGCCGCGCTCTCCCAGATCGAGCGCCAGTTCGGCAAGGGCTCGGTGATGAAGCTCGGCAAGAACGACCGGTCGATGGATGTCGAGGCGGTGTCCTCCGGTTCTCTCGGGCTCGACATTGCACTGGGGATCGGCGGTCTGCCCAAGGGGCGCGTCGTGGAAATCTACGGGCCGGAATCCTCGGGCAAGACCACGCTGGCGCTGCACACGGTGGCGGAAGCGCAGAAGAAGGGCGGCATCTGTGCCTTCATCGACGCCGAGCACGCGCTCGACCCGGTCTATGCACGCAAGCTCGGGGTCAATATCGACGAGCTGCTGATTTCGCAGCCGGACACCGGCGAGCAGGCGCTGGAAATCTGCGACACGCTGGTGCGCTCGGGTGCGGTGGACGTTCTGGTGGTCGATTCGGTCGCGGCGCTGGTGCCGAAGGCCGAACTCGAGGGCGAGATGGGCGATGCGCTGCCGGGTCTCCAGGCCCGCCTGATGAGCCAGGCGCTGCGCAAGCTGACGGCCTCCATCAACAAGTCCCACACCATGGTGATCTTCATCAACCAGATCCGCATGAAGATCGGTGTGATGTATGGCTCACCGGAGACCACCACCGGCGGCAACGCGCTGAAGTTCTACGCCTCCGTCCGCCTCGACATCCGCCGCATCGGCGCGATCAAGGAGCGCGACGAAGTGGTCGGCAACACCACGCGCGTCAAGGTGGTGAAGAACAAGCTGGCGCCGCCCTTCAAGCAGGTCGAGTTCGACATCATGTACGGCGAGGGCGTTTCCAAGATGGGCGAGATCCTCGATCTCGGCGTCAAGGCCGGCATCGTCGAAAAGTCCGGCGCCTGGTTCTCCTATGACAGCCAGCGCCTCGGCCAGGGCCGCGAGAACTCGAAAGCGTTCCTGAAGGCCAACCCCGACATCACCGCCAAGATCGAGACCGCGATCCGCCAGAACTCCGGCCTGATCGCCGAGCAGATTCTGGCCGGCACCCCTGAGCGCGACGCCGACGGCGAGGAGCCGGCGGACGAGTAA
- a CDS encoding DUF2798 domain-containing protein → MLGIPRRYSHFVFGVLQSGLTSLIAAGIASLPADGAMLFARHWMVSWLIAWAAMLPVVLLAAPAIRAFSLRLTREERGS, encoded by the coding sequence ATGCTCGGCATTCCCCGCCGCTACAGTCATTTCGTCTTCGGTGTCCTCCAGTCCGGACTGACCTCGCTGATCGCGGCGGGGATCGCCAGCCTGCCCGCTGACGGCGCGATGCTGTTCGCCCGGCACTGGATGGTGTCATGGCTGATCGCATGGGCCGCGATGCTGCCCGTGGTGCTGCTGGCGGCGCCCGCGATCCGCGCCTTCTCGCTGCGGCTGACGCGGGAGGAGAGGGGTTCGTGA
- a CDS encoding DUF6894 family protein codes for MPLYFFRIRNGRYSGCADQASEFADRDLAWKEMTSACADMAAGIARKLQENSEWHMELLDEAKEPVFRIRIVAETLD; via the coding sequence ATGCCGCTCTATTTCTTTCGAATCCGAAACGGTCGCTATTCCGGCTGTGCGGACCAGGCGTCGGAATTTGCCGATCGCGATTTGGCCTGGAAGGAGATGACCAGCGCCTGCGCCGACATGGCCGCTGGCATCGCCCGCAAGCTCCAGGAAAACTCCGAATGGCACATGGAGCTCCTGGACGAGGCCAAGGAGCCGGTGTTCCGCATCCGCATCGTCGCCGAGACGCTCGACTAG
- a CDS encoding HdeA family protein, producing MKTMLSILFAAALSLSSMPAHAVKWDLSTMTCRQFLESGEDNIAVVLTWMDGWYKGDEDNAIIDTEVFIENAKKFGAYCGKNPTVSVVTAADEILGK from the coding sequence ATGAAGACCATGCTTTCGATCCTGTTCGCCGCAGCGCTCTCGCTGTCGTCGATGCCCGCCCACGCCGTCAAGTGGGACCTCTCGACCATGACCTGCAGGCAGTTCCTCGAGAGCGGCGAAGACAACATCGCGGTCGTGCTGACCTGGATGGACGGCTGGTACAAGGGCGACGAGGACAACGCGATCATCGACACCGAGGTGTTCATCGAGAACGCCAAGAAGTTCGGTGCCTATTGCGGAAAGAATCCGACCGTCAGCGTCGTCACCGCGGCCGACGAGATCCTCGGCAAGTAA
- a CDS encoding efflux RND transporter periplasmic adaptor subunit — translation MRLLGLLAVLAATALQTGLAAAEAFTVTQHPVADEKAVFATVESVSVVPARGRIGGIVVQLNVREGDPVTAGQAIAIIGDEKLALQMKALDAQIEALQAQANQAQIDFSRIEGLVERGTLPRVKLDEARTALNVAENGLRAKTAERAVIAQQLSEGQVLAPSGGRVLRKLVTVGSVVMSGDAIVTVAQQHFKLRLRVPERHARLLKAGDRIRVDGAELGEDASKWGVIDLVYPQIEEGRVIADASVQGLGEYFVGDRLRVWISGGLRQAFVIPAGYVTTRFGIDYVRLQKAGGVVDVPVQRGRELPTPALPDGLEILSGIRAGDQLVRP, via the coding sequence ATGCGACTCCTAGGATTGTTGGCGGTTCTTGCGGCCACCGCCCTGCAGACCGGTCTCGCCGCTGCGGAAGCGTTCACCGTGACACAGCACCCCGTCGCAGACGAAAAGGCCGTGTTTGCAACGGTGGAGAGTGTCAGCGTGGTGCCCGCGCGCGGACGTATCGGCGGAATTGTGGTCCAGCTCAATGTCAGGGAAGGGGATCCTGTTACTGCCGGCCAGGCGATCGCGATCATTGGTGACGAGAAGCTGGCCCTTCAGATGAAGGCCCTCGATGCGCAGATCGAGGCGCTCCAGGCTCAAGCCAATCAGGCGCAGATCGATTTCTCGCGGATCGAAGGCCTTGTCGAACGCGGCACCCTCCCGCGCGTCAAGCTTGACGAGGCGAGGACCGCGCTGAACGTCGCCGAGAACGGGCTGCGCGCGAAGACCGCCGAGCGCGCCGTGATCGCGCAGCAGCTCAGCGAGGGTCAGGTGCTGGCGCCTTCCGGTGGCCGGGTGTTGAGAAAGCTCGTGACTGTCGGCTCTGTGGTGATGTCCGGCGACGCGATCGTCACCGTCGCGCAGCAGCACTTCAAGTTGCGGTTGCGGGTGCCGGAGCGGCACGCGCGTCTGCTCAAGGCCGGCGACAGGATTCGGGTCGACGGCGCCGAGCTTGGCGAGGATGCGTCCAAATGGGGCGTTATCGATCTCGTCTACCCGCAGATCGAAGAAGGTCGTGTCATTGCAGACGCCAGCGTCCAGGGTCTCGGCGAATACTTCGTCGGGGATCGGCTGCGGGTGTGGATCTCCGGCGGCCTGCGGCAGGCATTCGTCATTCCGGCAGGCTACGTGACGACCCGGTTCGGCATCGACTACGTGCGGCTTCAGAAGGCGGGCGGGGTTGTCGACGTGCCGGTGCAGCGCGGTCGCGAGCTGCCGACGCCCGCGCTTCCCGATGGGCTCGAGATCCTGTCCGGCATCCGTGCCGGCGACCAATTGGTGCGGCCGTGA
- a CDS encoding PaaI family thioesterase, translating into MPSQPEAEFGITEARRILGEVFAPWVQDLNLSVERIEHAQPADVTDWQPGALLRMAFSERLCRNGGVVCGQALMALADTAMVIAILAANRGYRPMTTVDQTTHFMRAATSSDVLADARVVRLGRTMSFGRVTLLSAADNKPVAMVSSAFAMLPG; encoded by the coding sequence ATGCCATCGCAGCCAGAAGCCGAGTTCGGCATCACCGAGGCCAGACGCATCCTCGGCGAGGTCTTTGCACCCTGGGTCCAGGATCTCAACCTCTCGGTCGAGCGTATCGAGCACGCGCAGCCCGCGGATGTGACGGACTGGCAGCCGGGCGCGCTGCTCCGGATGGCGTTTTCGGAGCGGCTGTGCCGGAACGGCGGCGTGGTCTGTGGCCAGGCGCTGATGGCCCTCGCCGACACCGCGATGGTGATCGCAATCCTCGCCGCCAATCGCGGCTACCGTCCGATGACGACGGTCGACCAGACCACGCATTTCATGCGCGCCGCCACCTCGTCGGACGTGCTCGCAGACGCCCGCGTGGTGCGGCTCGGGCGCACCATGAGCTTTGGCCGCGTCACGCTGCTCTCGGCCGCCGACAACAAGCCGGTGGCGATGGTGTCGAGCGCGTTCGCGATGTTGCCGGGATGA
- a CDS encoding carboxymuconolactone decarboxylase family protein produces MDKNYVDITRNISANLRKLRSDIPDTMKGFAALAQAATRDGALDKKTKELMALALGVAAHCDGCIGFHTEALVKLGATREEIEETLGMAVYMGGGPSLMYAADAIAAYEQFQQQSVAA; encoded by the coding sequence ATGGACAAGAACTACGTTGATATCACCCGGAATATCTCCGCCAATCTGCGCAAGCTGCGGAGTGACATTCCCGACACCATGAAGGGATTTGCCGCGCTCGCCCAGGCCGCGACGCGTGACGGCGCGCTGGACAAGAAGACCAAGGAGCTGATGGCGCTGGCGCTCGGCGTCGCGGCGCATTGCGACGGCTGCATCGGCTTTCATACAGAGGCCCTTGTCAAGCTCGGTGCAACGCGCGAGGAGATCGAGGAGACGCTCGGCATGGCGGTCTATATGGGCGGCGGGCCGTCGCTAATGTACGCCGCCGATGCGATCGCAGCCTACGAGCAATTTCAGCAGCAATCGGTTGCCGCCTGA
- a CDS encoding NAD(P)/FAD-dependent oxidoreductase: protein MAEVVVIGAGLSGTLMAYELLPQLGKDDRLSVISQGAIYHFVPSNPWVAVGWRKRDEIEIDLVDIMKRKGVRLLTQGAKRLHPTENRVELSDGTSINYDYLVVATGPELAFDEIPGLGPQGHTQSICHVDHASHAKDAFEKLAARPGPVVIGAVQGASCFGPAYEFLFILETELRRRKLRDQVPMTFVTSEPYVGHLGLDGVGDTKGLLEGEMREKHVKWITNARVKGVEAGKMVVEELGEGGAVHKTHELPFAYSMMLPAFRGVEAVRGIDKLTNPRGFVIVDKHQRNPAFPNVFAVGVCVAIAPVGATPVSVGVPKTGFMIESMVTATALNIGALLRGKEPSAQPTWNAICLADFGDSGVAFLAQPQIPPRNVNWSSKGEWVHYAKVAFEKYFLRKMRRGESEPFYERFLLDKLNIAKIKEVRTGT, encoded by the coding sequence ATGGCGGAAGTTGTCGTAATTGGAGCCGGTCTTAGCGGGACGCTGATGGCCTATGAATTGCTGCCCCAGCTCGGAAAGGACGATCGTCTGAGCGTGATCTCGCAGGGCGCTATCTATCATTTCGTCCCATCGAACCCCTGGGTCGCGGTCGGCTGGCGAAAGCGCGATGAGATCGAGATCGATCTCGTTGACATCATGAAGCGCAAGGGCGTGCGGCTACTGACGCAGGGCGCCAAGCGCCTGCACCCGACCGAGAACCGCGTCGAACTCAGCGATGGCACGTCGATCAACTACGACTATCTGGTCGTCGCGACGGGGCCCGAGCTTGCCTTCGACGAGATTCCCGGCCTGGGCCCGCAAGGCCACACGCAATCAATCTGCCACGTCGATCACGCCTCGCACGCCAAGGACGCATTCGAAAAGCTCGCAGCCCGTCCCGGCCCGGTCGTGATCGGCGCGGTCCAAGGGGCCTCCTGCTTCGGCCCGGCGTACGAATTCCTGTTCATCCTGGAAACCGAGTTGCGCCGGCGCAAGCTACGCGATCAAGTCCCCATGACGTTCGTCACCTCGGAGCCCTATGTCGGCCACCTCGGCCTGGACGGCGTCGGCGACACCAAGGGCCTTCTCGAAGGCGAGATGCGCGAGAAGCACGTCAAGTGGATTACCAACGCACGCGTCAAGGGCGTCGAGGCGGGCAAGATGGTCGTCGAAGAGCTCGGCGAGGGCGGCGCGGTGCACAAGACACACGAGCTGCCCTTTGCATATTCCATGATGCTGCCCGCGTTCCGCGGCGTCGAGGCGGTTCGCGGCATCGACAAGCTGACCAACCCGCGCGGCTTCGTAATAGTCGACAAGCACCAGCGCAACCCCGCCTTCCCAAATGTCTTTGCCGTCGGCGTCTGCGTGGCAATCGCGCCGGTCGGTGCAACGCCGGTGTCGGTAGGCGTGCCGAAAACCGGCTTCATGATCGAATCCATGGTGACCGCGACCGCGCTGAATATCGGCGCCCTGCTCCGGGGCAAGGAGCCGAGCGCCCAGCCGACCTGGAATGCGATCTGCCTTGCCGATTTCGGCGATTCCGGCGTCGCCTTCCTGGCGCAACCGCAGATTCCGCCGCGTAATGTCAACTGGTCGTCCAAGGGCGAGTGGGTGCACTACGCCAAGGTCGCCTTCGAGAAGTATTTCCTCCGCAAGATGCGACGCGGCGAGAGCGAACCGTTCTATGAACGCTTCCTGCTCGACAAGCTGAACATCGCCAAGATCAAGGAGGTCCGGACGGGCACATGA